TCAACCGCTCATGCACCTCGCGCACAGAACCCGCCCCGTGGTCCCAAAGCGCAAGCATGACCTCGCGTTCGGCGTCGCTAATCGACGCCCTGGCATCGGGAGACATGGGGATAACCGCTCCTGAAACAGAAGGCCGCTTGTTTACATCATGTCAACAGCGGCATCTTATCTACGCGGTGTAGACAAGTCAAGAGCGGCGAAAAGAATTCTCAGGGTGAATCAGCTTTCGACTGTGGGAGGGGTCTCCGACGCCGATGAAACGGACGCGAGCGCTGCATTTCAGGGCGCTTTGCTTGTGAAAACAGGCAGCCCCGTCGGCGTCGGAGACGCCTCCCACAGTCGTTCCATTTACATAGGTTGAATCACTGGCCACACTTCAAGATGGGTTCGATACGGAACGTGGCACGATCTTCAACTGAACAGCTCCGGTTCAATTAGCTTCATGTATCGGTTCGCATAGAACAGGTCGGGCTGCTGGTAACGCGGACGCGACCGAATATCGAACTGCGGATCCTTTGGATTCTCCAAATCAAAGAGGACCAGGCCGAGGCCGAATACCTGACAAAGCGCGTCCAAACGAGCAATTTCATCGTCGGGCACCTTGTTTGACACGACAAGGTAAACTTTGTGGCTAAACAGGCAATAAGCGCATGCTTGGCCAAATGCCGTGACAAGTTCGTTGACGTCTGGCTTCACTTCCGCAGAAACGATCTCAACCGGCGCCTGAATGATGTCGCTGCGTTTCGATTCTCGTTTTCCGATCACATCGAGTGTTCCCCATTTGTCACGGAATTTCTTTCCGCCAAGCGCAATTGCTTTGGTGCATTCCTCGACTTCGTTGACCAACCATTCCGCAAACGGTTCGTAGAATTCGTCTTCGCGAACTCTTTTGGGCTGAGGCGGAATCAGCTCTTCCTTAAGCTGGTCAGAATCGGGATCGCGAAACTTCGTTAGCCGGAATAAACCGCGCGACGGCTTGTAGACCTTTTCAGGGAATTGCTCGTCCAGGTTTCATACTTTTCCGTGAACCGTGTTTTTCTTGAAGGTTCCGTCGTGCGTGAGAACCCATCGAACGAGTTCGGAATAGCGCAGTCCCTCAGGGTTGCCTTCAAGAGCTTCCAGTGCCGCGGCGACGATCCTGTTGGAGATGTTTGACATTTTGATGCCTGGTTCCAATCGGTTTCTGGCCTGCTTCGTATTCGAGTCCACTCAGCAAGCGCCGCAACCGGCGAGTCGGATGAGCTGCGTGCGAGCTGAATCGCCGCTTCCTCCGAGCGTTAACGCTCCGATTCGCTAAACCTTCTCCCAACTCCCCTCGCGCGCACTCTTCAGCACCGCGTCACAAACCTGTTGCGTCTCCAGCGCGTCGCGGAAGCTCGGCCCGGCTGGCTTGCCGGTGGCGAGTCCTTCGAGGAAGTCGGCTACTTGATGAACGAAGCTGTGCTCATAGCCGATTTGCAGGCCTGGCACCCACCAGTGGTCCATGTAGGGGTGTTCGCCGCCGTGGTCGGTGACGTGGATCGAGCGCCAGGCGCGGAGCTTGCTTTCGTCGTTGTGATCGAAGTAGCTCAAGCGGTGCAGGTCGTGCAGGTCCCAGGCGATCGACGCCTTTTCGCCGTTGATCTCGAACGTGTACAGCGCCTTGTGTCCGCGCGCGTATCGGGTCGACTCGAACGTCGCCAGCGAGCCGTTCTTGAACCGCGCGAGGAATGCGCAGGCGTCGTCGATGCCGACCTTTTCTACCTTGCCGGTGAGATTGTGTTTGCGCTCCTTGATGAACGTCTCGGTCATCGCGGAGACGGTGTCGATCGAACCGTTGAGCCACAGCGCCGTGTCGATGCAATGCGCGAGCAAATCGCCCGTCACGCCGGAGCCGGCCGCGTTGACGTCCAGTCGCCAGAGCGCCTCACCGCCTTGCGGCAAGTCGGTCGAGATCGTCCAGTCCTGCAAGAAGACCGCGCGGTAGTGAAAGATGCGGCCCAGGCGACCTTCGTCGATCAGCTGCTTGGCCATCGTCACGGCCGGCACGCGGCGGTAGTTGTACCAGACGATGTTCGGCACGCCCGCCTTCTCGACGGCGGCCACCATCTCGGCCCCTTCCTCGGAGTTCATCGCCAGCGGCTTTTCGCAGAGGATCATCTTGCCCGCGGCGGCGGCGGCCAGGGCGATCTCCTTGTGGAGATTGTTCGGCGTGCAGATATCGACGGCGTCGATGTCCTTCCGCGCGATCAGCTTCTTCCAATCGGTCTCGACCGACTCGTACCCCCAGGTATCGGCGAACGCCTTGGCCTTCT
The sequence above is drawn from the Planctomycetia bacterium genome and encodes:
- a CDS encoding Gfo/Idh/MocA family oxidoreductase, translated to MPKPLNIGMIGYGFMGKAHSNAYRRVNNFFNLEYQPVLKAVCARDAEKAKAFADTWGYESVETDWKKLIARKDIDAVDICTPNNLHKEIALAAAAAGKMILCEKPLAMNSEEGAEMVAAVEKAGVPNIVWYNYRRVPAVTMAKQLIDEGRLGRIFHYRAVFLQDWTISTDLPQGGEALWRLDVNAAGSGVTGDLLAHCIDTALWLNGSIDTVSAMTETFIKERKHNLTGKVEKVGIDDACAFLARFKNGSLATFESTRYARGHKALYTFEINGEKASIAWDLHDLHRLSYFDHNDESKLRAWRSIHVTDHGGEHPYMDHWWVPGLQIGYEHSFVHQVADFLEGLATGKPAGPSFRDALETQQVCDAVLKSAREGSWEKV